From Pandoraea norimbergensis, the proteins below share one genomic window:
- a CDS encoding GntR family transcriptional regulator — protein MAVSQEVGQRLRDRIYDAIRDLVERGKLQPGQRLTETHLAARFGVSRTPVREALFQLAREGLLEPLERGYGFSEMPMPALLARLDVKSILDPVVVVNVVESASSKEIAHISALADEARRLLLCEPSSFVSASAVHGLQKHLATVCTNQVLARCFSAAEDDFLAARPLLLRAERNRLMTADYLEALAQHLTTRDAASAEAQTRTHIASLAESCRMQL, from the coding sequence ATGGCAGTTTCTCAGGAAGTCGGGCAGCGATTGCGCGACAGGATTTACGACGCGATCCGAGATCTCGTCGAGCGCGGCAAGCTGCAACCCGGTCAACGGTTGACGGAAACGCATCTCGCCGCGCGGTTCGGCGTTTCCAGAACGCCCGTGCGTGAGGCGTTGTTTCAGTTGGCGCGTGAGGGGCTGCTGGAGCCGTTGGAGCGCGGTTACGGATTCAGCGAAATGCCGATGCCGGCGCTGCTGGCCCGATTGGACGTCAAGTCGATTCTCGACCCTGTGGTCGTCGTCAACGTTGTTGAGTCAGCATCCAGCAAAGAGATTGCGCATATTTCCGCGCTAGCGGACGAGGCGAGACGCCTGCTCCTCTGCGAACCCTCGTCATTCGTTTCCGCGAGTGCGGTTCACGGACTCCAGAAACACCTCGCCACCGTTTGCACGAACCAAGTACTAGCACGCTGCTTCAGTGCCGCAGAGGATGATTTTCTTGCCGCCCGCCCACTGCTGCTGCGAGCCGAAAGAAACCGCTTGATGACGGCGGATTATCTGGAAGCCTTAGCTCAACATCTGACGACTCGGGACGCGGCATCAGCCGAGGCCCAGACGCGCACCCATATCGCCAGTCTTGCGGAATCGTGCCGCATGCAACTCTGA
- a CDS encoding alpha/beta fold hydrolase: protein MPYLDHHESRLYYEVHGSGSPVVLLHGVGGNHASWFYQVAAWRADFKVILVDARGFGKSTDAELAGRAEFTNDLLAVLDSLDLQRVSFVAQSMGAGTAIDFACRYPDRVASLLIADSLVGITLPESIAAEMAKVQSATRDLSQAERVLGRTHLASSPAMTQLYLQIAGFNRYTFKTLVGAQPSYSPEQIAATGVRIGFLVGEEDVLFPPKIVAEVCKHFDGAELMTLAGAGHSAYFEAPDQFNTRVANWLQFQD, encoded by the coding sequence TTGCCATACCTAGATCATCATGAAAGTCGGCTGTATTACGAGGTACACGGCAGCGGTTCACCGGTAGTGCTGCTGCATGGCGTGGGCGGAAATCACGCGAGCTGGTTCTATCAGGTCGCCGCGTGGCGAGCGGATTTCAAGGTCATTCTTGTGGATGCCCGAGGCTTCGGAAAATCCACCGACGCCGAGCTTGCCGGACGCGCCGAGTTCACAAACGATCTTCTCGCAGTTCTGGACTCGCTCGATTTGCAGCGCGTCTCGTTTGTCGCGCAGTCGATGGGCGCTGGCACGGCAATCGATTTCGCGTGTCGCTATCCTGATCGCGTTGCGTCCTTACTGATTGCCGATTCTTTGGTCGGCATCACCTTGCCTGAATCCATCGCGGCGGAAATGGCAAAGGTGCAGAGCGCGACGCGCGATCTGTCGCAGGCTGAACGTGTGCTTGGACGCACGCACCTCGCCAGCTCGCCCGCCATGACGCAGTTGTATCTGCAAATTGCCGGATTCAATCGCTACACCTTCAAAACACTCGTAGGCGCCCAGCCGTCTTACTCGCCCGAGCAGATCGCAGCGACGGGCGTACGTATCGGCTTTCTCGTCGGAGAGGAAGATGTCCTGTTCCCACCGAAGATCGTCGCGGAAGTGTGCAAGCACTTTGACGGCGCGGAATTGATGACGCTTGCTGGCGCGGGTCACTCGGCCTATTTCGAAGCGCCAGACCAGTTCAACACGCGCGTCGCCAATTGGCTTCAATTCCAAGACTAG
- a CDS encoding Rieske 2Fe-2S domain-containing protein: MSEQAHFVDESLLNKVPRWRNYLAAKLGFRNHWYPVKLSSDVLEGKVSQATVCGEEILLKRVDGEVKAIRDRCLHRGVKFSEKVECYTPDTITCWYHGFTYKWNDGKLCDILASPDSKAIGRRSVKSYPVQEAKGLIFVFVGDEGFEAPPLAEDVPPTFLDDDLQLHCAIYEVESNWRVGCENGFDGLHVYIHRASELVPDTQRSLPIGHLAKSGDVLVHEDDGAPKGVYDAFANHTSIWEGKVDGQVVVTGTKRVSEKPTRTTAASLWMPCGLRVDDFPDQDITQFEFYVPVTETKHLYVMLVGKRVSTEEESAHFNHEFWNRWKPIGFENFNAQDIQARLALQTFYKRDSAWLDEMLIEGDSPLIKWRELCHRHARGIQKPEHM; encoded by the coding sequence ATGAGTGAACAGGCACATTTCGTAGACGAGAGTTTGTTGAACAAGGTCCCGCGCTGGCGCAATTACCTTGCGGCCAAGCTGGGTTTCCGGAACCACTGGTATCCGGTGAAGCTGTCCAGCGACGTCCTCGAAGGGAAGGTATCGCAGGCGACGGTATGCGGCGAGGAGATCCTGCTCAAGCGCGTGGACGGGGAAGTGAAGGCGATCCGCGACCGATGCCTGCACCGCGGCGTGAAGTTCTCCGAGAAGGTGGAGTGCTATACGCCTGACACCATCACCTGCTGGTATCACGGCTTCACCTACAAGTGGAACGACGGCAAGCTGTGCGACATCCTCGCCTCGCCGGACAGCAAGGCCATCGGCCGGCGCAGCGTGAAGAGCTATCCAGTGCAGGAAGCCAAGGGCCTGATCTTCGTGTTCGTGGGCGACGAAGGGTTTGAAGCGCCTCCGCTCGCGGAAGACGTGCCGCCGACCTTCCTTGACGACGATTTGCAGTTGCACTGCGCGATCTATGAGGTCGAGTCGAACTGGCGCGTCGGGTGCGAAAACGGCTTCGACGGCTTGCACGTCTACATTCACCGCGCCTCGGAGCTTGTGCCGGACACGCAGCGCTCGTTGCCCATCGGGCACCTGGCGAAATCGGGCGACGTGCTGGTGCACGAGGACGACGGCGCACCGAAGGGCGTCTATGACGCGTTTGCCAACCATACGAGCATTTGGGAAGGCAAGGTCGACGGTCAGGTGGTCGTCACCGGCACCAAGCGCGTGTCGGAGAAGCCGACCCGAACCACGGCCGCGTCGCTCTGGATGCCGTGCGGGCTGCGCGTCGACGACTTCCCGGATCAGGACATCACACAGTTCGAGTTCTACGTGCCCGTGACGGAAACGAAGCACCTTTATGTGATGCTCGTCGGCAAGCGCGTTTCGACGGAAGAAGAAAGCGCGCACTTCAATCACGAGTTCTGGAACCGCTGGAAGCCCATCGGCTTCGAGAATTTCAACGCGCAGGATATTCAGGCGCGACTCGCACTGCAAACCTTCTACAAGCGCGATTCGGCGTGGCTCGACGAGATGCTGATCGAAGGCGACTCGCCGCTCATCAAGTGGCGCGAGTTGTGTCATCGCCATGCGCGCGGCATTCAGAAGCCGGAGCACATGTGA
- a CDS encoding 2-keto-4-pentenoate hydratase, whose product MLRTRFEEMMKEVELEELIASRLRDAYTSGPIAPFASCVGGDIDAAYRIQHRNTDHAVQVDGRRIVGRKIGLTSTAVQKQLGVDQPDYGVLFDDMAVVNAGLVNMSSLLQPKIEAEIAFGFRVDIDDPTLEMSDLFERIEWVAPALEIVDSRIADWKIGIVETIADNASSGRFVIGRKLPFTPDIDLVNCQMHMQENRQVASTGSGAACLGNPLNAALWLAKKLIEVGHPIKAGELVLSGALGPMVNVKHYSTYHADIEGIGEVSVRFGD is encoded by the coding sequence ATGCTTCGCACGCGTTTCGAGGAAATGATGAAAGAAGTCGAACTAGAGGAACTGATCGCGTCGAGACTGCGCGATGCATACACCAGCGGTCCCATTGCCCCATTTGCCTCTTGCGTGGGCGGCGATATCGACGCCGCCTATCGCATCCAGCACCGCAACACAGACCACGCGGTGCAAGTGGACGGCCGCCGAATCGTAGGCCGCAAGATCGGCCTCACGTCGACTGCCGTCCAGAAACAGCTTGGCGTGGACCAACCCGACTATGGCGTTCTGTTCGACGACATGGCGGTCGTCAATGCCGGCCTCGTCAATATGTCGAGCCTCTTGCAGCCCAAGATCGAAGCAGAGATTGCATTTGGCTTTCGTGTGGACATCGACGACCCAACGCTCGAAATGTCCGACCTGTTCGAGCGAATTGAATGGGTGGCGCCAGCGCTCGAAATCGTGGATAGCCGCATCGCAGACTGGAAAATCGGGATTGTAGAGACGATTGCGGACAACGCGTCGTCTGGCCGCTTCGTGATCGGCCGGAAGCTGCCATTCACGCCTGACATCGACTTGGTGAATTGCCAAATGCACATGCAGGAGAACCGGCAGGTGGCATCGACAGGAAGCGGGGCGGCATGTCTGGGGAATCCGCTGAACGCTGCGCTTTGGCTGGCCAAGAAACTGATCGAGGTGGGGCATCCGATCAAGGCGGGCGAACTGGTGCTCAGTGGCGCACTCGGCCCCATGGTGAACGTCAAGCACTACAGCACCTATCACGCGGACATCGAGGGGATCGGTGAGGTCTCGGTTCGGTTCGGCGACTAA
- a CDS encoding NAD(P)/FAD-dependent oxidoreductase, which translates to MKNTHENEPMVIIGAGIAAVYAAESARKAGFDGRIIICGDEREAPYDRPPLSKKVLQEAEEAAHISLRDNAFYDAHNIDLRLGNAAQRIDREARQVEFSDGTSLGYGTLVLATGSSLRTLALLHPGMQNVFYLRRISDAIALREALPNIRSLVVVGAGVIGLEVASVANGMGIDVTVLEAGDRPMARATCAEVCEFVVKQHEQRGVRIRTGVSIREVSERSSGYQLALSDGESLDADAVVVGIGVVPNVALAEAAGLETCASGICVDGQGRTSDAHIYAAGEVAFHFNARVGRAERQENWHHAVAHGEHVGRAIVCSGPDYEEISGYWSDQYDFSLQSFGVPIGEQNVVRGSTDIGAFVVFHLQAGVVVGVSAVGVPREMRAGKALVRSAAKVPVSVLRDASVDLAKWREARPSDAESASESA; encoded by the coding sequence ATGAAAAACACACATGAGAATGAGCCGATGGTGATCATCGGCGCGGGCATCGCAGCCGTCTATGCCGCCGAAAGCGCGCGAAAGGCGGGCTTTGACGGCCGAATCATCATTTGCGGAGACGAGCGCGAAGCCCCCTACGACCGTCCTCCGCTTTCCAAGAAAGTGCTTCAGGAGGCAGAAGAGGCGGCCCACATTTCGCTGCGGGACAACGCGTTCTACGACGCGCACAACATCGATTTGCGATTAGGTAATGCGGCGCAGCGTATCGACCGGGAGGCGCGTCAGGTCGAGTTCTCCGACGGCACGTCGCTTGGATACGGGACGCTGGTGCTGGCGACCGGGTCGTCACTGCGCACGCTTGCGCTGCTTCATCCGGGCATGCAGAACGTGTTTTACCTGCGCCGTATTTCCGACGCCATCGCGCTGCGAGAAGCGCTGCCGAACATCCGCAGTCTCGTGGTGGTGGGCGCAGGCGTCATCGGCCTTGAAGTGGCTTCCGTGGCCAATGGCATGGGAATCGACGTGACGGTACTCGAAGCCGGGGACCGTCCGATGGCGCGCGCGACTTGCGCCGAGGTTTGCGAGTTCGTCGTGAAGCAGCACGAGCAACGAGGCGTGCGCATTCGCACAGGCGTATCGATCCGCGAGGTTTCCGAACGCTCGTCCGGCTATCAACTCGCACTCTCCGACGGCGAATCGCTCGACGCGGATGCGGTGGTGGTCGGCATCGGCGTGGTGCCGAACGTCGCCCTTGCAGAAGCCGCTGGCCTCGAGACGTGCGCGTCGGGGATCTGCGTCGACGGGCAGGGGCGAACGTCCGACGCGCACATCTACGCCGCCGGGGAAGTGGCATTTCACTTCAACGCGCGGGTAGGGCGGGCGGAGCGTCAGGAGAACTGGCATCACGCCGTCGCCCACGGGGAGCATGTCGGGCGAGCCATCGTATGCAGTGGGCCTGACTACGAGGAAATCAGCGGCTACTGGTCAGATCAGTACGACTTTAGCCTCCAGTCCTTCGGGGTTCCCATCGGCGAGCAGAACGTCGTGCGCGGCAGTACCGACATCGGGGCGTTCGTCGTCTTCCACTTGCAGGCGGGCGTGGTCGTCGGCGTCAGCGCCGTGGGCGTGCCTCGCGAAATGCGGGCGGGCAAAGCGCTCGTGAGGTCGGCTGCCAAGGTCCCCGTTTCCGTGCTCCGGGATGCCAGCGTCGACTTGGCAAAGTGGCGGGAAGCGCGGCCCTCCGACGCCGAGTCCGCGTCTGAGTCCGCATAG
- a CDS encoding GntR family transcriptional regulator, with amino-acid sequence MSATRRVVQSDRLRDQVYQLLREDLHGGAIPAGSRLVELELAERYGVSRTPIREALFQLAREGLVVRTDRGYSLMTDTPRDFLQRMEVRLLLDPPLAEHAAKYGSDEQIEVLATAYEKMKKAEAASKYSAFVSAAHEFRTVLLEMSHNTALTRVCAVLEDQFLLVRNEHYKDEGNRAISVHRDGLLLAAIRSRDVKGAGKIAKEYVELLITTLAKPAERAARKRSARTALPKRS; translated from the coding sequence ATGAGCGCCACCCGCAGAGTCGTACAGAGCGATCGGTTACGCGATCAGGTTTACCAGTTGCTCCGGGAGGATCTGCACGGGGGCGCCATTCCGGCCGGATCGCGGCTCGTTGAGTTGGAATTGGCCGAGCGGTATGGGGTCTCGCGCACGCCGATTCGCGAGGCACTCTTCCAACTGGCACGTGAAGGCCTCGTGGTGCGCACCGATCGCGGGTATTCGCTGATGACGGATACGCCACGCGATTTCCTTCAGCGCATGGAAGTCCGGCTCCTGCTCGACCCGCCGCTGGCGGAACACGCGGCAAAGTACGGGTCCGATGAGCAGATCGAAGTGCTGGCGACTGCTTATGAAAAGATGAAAAAGGCCGAGGCGGCGTCGAAGTATTCGGCGTTTGTTTCGGCGGCACACGAGTTCCGCACCGTCCTCCTCGAAATGAGCCACAACACGGCGCTGACGCGCGTTTGCGCGGTGCTGGAAGACCAGTTCCTGCTGGTGCGCAACGAACACTACAAAGACGAAGGGAATCGGGCTATTTCAGTGCATCGCGATGGGCTGTTGCTTGCCGCGATTCGTTCACGCGACGTGAAAGGCGCGGGGAAAATCGCGAAAGAGTACGTTGAGCTGCTGATTACGACACTTGCGAAGCCCGCGGAACGCGCGGCTCGAAAGCGCAGCGCGAGGACCGCATTGCCGAAGCGTTCGTAG